A genome region from Hydrogenoanaerobacterium saccharovorans includes the following:
- a CDS encoding putative heavy metal-binding protein, with amino-acid sequence MILTTTPTIQGKEIIEYKSIVFGEIISGVDFVRDFAAGLTNIFGGRSNSYEEELINARQQALQEMERRAANLGANAVVGIDVDYEVLGSNNGMLMVTASGTAVLYK; translated from the coding sequence ATGATTTTAACCACTACTCCAACCATTCAGGGGAAAGAAATTATTGAATACAAGAGTATTGTTTTTGGCGAAATTATTTCGGGCGTAGATTTCGTGAGAGATTTTGCCGCAGGTTTGACTAATATTTTTGGGGGACGTTCCAACTCTTACGAAGAAGAATTGATTAATGCTCGTCAGCAGGCATTACAAGAGATGGAGCGCCGTGCTGCAAATTTAGGTGCAAATGCGGTAGTTGGTATTGATGTGGATTACGAAGTTCTGGGTTCGAACAATGGTATGCTTATGGTAACTGCTTCCGGTACGGCGGTGTTATATAAATAG
- a CDS encoding bactofilin family protein, which translates to MFFKTKNELNEKKFIFNTDRVEETTDDSIENSTVESIVEEPAEDVTPAEAQKDDDVETEQQKIEPVIYDSDLVASISRNTTINGSIITKDNLDIFGDVNGTISSECVVKAYGTILGDIQCKTLVANGATITGDISCVTSAIIGDNVVVSGNITSPLINVSGKVDGNLTAAESITITNTAVITGDISTPVFEVAKGAVVEGKIMMDKLQHNNATCKFPKRDEPSSFETTDKKAKKKGVTKLEFPSEANTGIQNAPTGTDSK; encoded by the coding sequence GTGTTTTTTAAGACCAAAAATGAATTAAATGAGAAAAAATTTATCTTTAACACAGACCGGGTTGAAGAAACTACAGATGACAGTATTGAAAATTCAACCGTAGAATCGATTGTAGAGGAACCGGCGGAAGATGTCACCCCTGCTGAGGCTCAGAAAGATGATGATGTAGAAACAGAACAACAGAAAATCGAACCCGTTATTTATGACTCTGATCTTGTAGCCTCTATATCCAGAAACACCACCATTAACGGCTCAATTATAACCAAAGACAATCTTGATATATTCGGTGATGTAAACGGAACAATTTCAAGTGAGTGTGTAGTTAAGGCTTACGGTACTATTCTTGGAGATATACAGTGCAAAACTTTGGTTGCAAACGGAGCAACCATTACAGGCGACATCTCTTGCGTTACCTCTGCTATTATCGGAGATAATGTGGTTGTAAGTGGCAACATCACCTCTCCATTAATCAACGTAAGCGGAAAAGTAGACGGTAATTTGACCGCAGCAGAATCGATTACGATTACAAATACAGCTGTTATAACTGGTGATATTTCAACACCGGTGTTTGAAGTTGCCAAAGGGGCTGTAGTGGAAGGAAAAATTATGATGGACAAACTCCAACATAATAACGCTACATGCAAGTTCCCTAAACGCGATGAGCCATCATCTTTCGAAACAACCGATAAAAAGGCGAAAAAGAAAGGTGTTACAAAGCTTGAGTTCCCATCTGAGGCAAACACCGGCATTCAAAATGCTCCTACAGGAACAGATTCCAAATAA